In the Pyrococcus kukulkanii genome, one interval contains:
- a CDS encoding magnesium transporter, whose product MATIALQKLKESIRYTFPALLLCLVLDFVGGTFLGVNYSEIAKNFPIILVILPGLMDLRGNVFGTLASRLTTKLNLGIIKGLKDRELKREVLRAIFSSKIPLIILWIIGVLHTDNLKTAVAALLVVILSALVIGIILGYSAALITVVPYSRGFDPDRIAAPLITSISDIVTIPTLIFFLKLYLANRQIFYLLFFFTLGILMWMGIKSGNIIERSFTEIAGILTLLALIESFAGSLLEQYSSAIGKMVLLAVLYPSILDSLGNMGSVIVARLSTRYHLEGEEGVKSKDTFLEILAMLLMSVPLIVIANVMAILIVELTMHVHSNLVAPLILGYPLIALAVMIIGATLVLVAPRIHLDPDNLGVPLITTIADVLGTIFVVALALH is encoded by the coding sequence ATGGCAACAATTGCCCTCCAAAAGTTGAAAGAATCAATAAGATATACATTCCCAGCATTGCTTCTCTGCTTAGTTCTTGATTTCGTAGGAGGGACTTTCTTAGGCGTTAACTATTCTGAAATCGCAAAGAACTTCCCCATAATTCTCGTCATCCTCCCAGGCCTTATGGATCTTAGGGGGAATGTTTTTGGAACCCTTGCCTCTAGGCTGACAACAAAATTAAATCTTGGAATTATAAAGGGACTCAAGGACAGGGAACTCAAGAGAGAAGTTTTGAGAGCAATTTTCTCCTCAAAGATACCCCTGATAATTCTTTGGATTATTGGAGTGTTACACACGGACAACCTTAAGACGGCAGTTGCCGCGTTGCTCGTTGTCATCCTTTCGGCCCTTGTGATAGGGATAATTTTGGGATACTCTGCAGCTCTGATAACTGTTGTTCCATATTCGAGAGGATTCGACCCGGATAGAATAGCCGCACCATTAATAACATCGATATCCGACATAGTAACGATTCCGACCCTCATATTCTTCCTGAAGCTTTACCTCGCCAACAGGCAAATATTCTATCTTCTGTTTTTCTTCACGTTAGGCATACTTATGTGGATGGGGATAAAGAGTGGGAACATCATTGAGCGTAGCTTTACCGAAATTGCGGGTATATTAACCCTCTTAGCGTTGATAGAGTCATTTGCAGGCTCTCTCCTTGAGCAGTACTCCTCGGCGATAGGGAAGATGGTACTTTTGGCCGTTCTCTATCCTTCCATCCTTGACAGTCTGGGCAATATGGGGAGCGTCATAGTAGCTAGGTTATCGACCAGATATCATCTAGAAGGTGAAGAAGGGGTAAAGTCAAAGGATACTTTCCTTGAAATACTGGCAATGCTCTTAATGAGCGTTCCCTTGATAGTAATCGCAAACGTTATGGCAATTCTAATAGTTGAGCTTACAATGCATGTGCACTCCAATCTTGTAGCTCCTTTGATCCTAGGTTATCCTCTGATCGCCCTAGCTGTGATGATCATAGGGGCAACATTAGTTCTCGTTGCTCCTAGGATTCATCTCGACCCTGACAACCTTGGAGTTCCCCTGATAACAACTATAGCTGATGTCCTGGGAACGATTTTCGTAGTCGCTCTAGCTTTGCACTAG